The Phocoena phocoena chromosome 4, mPhoPho1.1, whole genome shotgun sequence genome contains a region encoding:
- the FTCD gene encoding formimidoyltransferase-cyclodeaminase, producing MSQLVECVPNFSEGKSQEVIDAISRAVVQTPGCVLLDVDAGPSTNRTVYTFVGSPEDVVEGALNAARVAHQLIDMGRHRGEHPRMGALDVCPFIPVRGVTMDECVLCAQAFGQRLAEELCVPVYLYGEAARTASRRSLPAIRAGEYEALPEKLKQAEWAPDFGPSSFVPSWGATVTGARKFLIAFNVNLLSTREQAHRIALDLREQGRGAGQPGRLRKVQGIGWYLDEKNLAQVSMNLLDFEVTGLHTVYEETCREAQELSLPVVGSQLVGLVPLKALLDVAAFYCEKENLFVLEEGQRLRLVVNRLGLDSLSPFNPKERIIEYLVPEVSPEQSLVDQPLRTFVREVGARSAAPGGGSVAAASAAMGAALASMAGLMTYGRRQFEHLDATVRRLVPPFHTALTELTAMVDADARAFEAYLKATKLPKNTPEDKDRRAAALQEGLRRAVAVPLALAELVTSLWPALQELALCANLACRSDLQVAVKALETGVFGAYFNVLINLKDVTDDAFKDQVRQRISGLLQEAKTQAALVLDQLEARRE from the exons ATGTCCCAGCTGGTGGAATGTGTCCCCAACTTCTCAGAGGGGAAGAGCCAGGAG GTGATCGACGCCATCTCCCGAGCGGTGGTGCAGACCCCAGGCTGCGTGCTGCTGGACGTGGACGCTGGCCCCTCCACCAACCGCACCGTCTACACCTTCGTGGGGAGCCCCGAGGACGTGGTGGAGGGGGCCCTCAACGCCGCCCGGGTCGCCCACCAGCTCATCGACATGGGCAGGCACAGAG GGGAGCACCCTCGGATGGGCGCCCTGGACGTGTGCCCCTTCATCCCAGTGAGGGGCGTCACCATGGACGAATGCGTGCTCTGTGCTCAGGCCTTTGGCCAGCGGCTGGCAGAGGAGCTCTGTGTGCCAG TGTACCTCTACGGCGAGGCAGCACGGACGGCCAGCCGCCGCTCTCTGCCGGCCATCCGGGCCGGGGAATACGAGGCCCTGCCTGAGAAG CTCAAGCAGGCTGAGTGGGCGCCCGACTTCGGCCCCAGCTCCTTCGTCCCCAGCTGGGGGGCCACTGTCACGGGGGCGCGGAAGTTCCTCATCGCGTTCAACGTCAACCTGCTCAGCACCAGGGAGCAAGCGCACCGCATCGCCCTTGACCTCCGGGAGCAGGGCCGCGGGGCGGGCCAG CCAGGACGCCTGAGAAAGGTGCAAGGCATCGGCTGGTACCTGGATGAGAAGAACCTGGCTCAGGTGTCTATGAACCTCCTGGACTTTGAGGTCACAGGGCTGCACACGGTCTACGAGGAGACCTGCAGAGAAGCCCAG GAGCTGAGCCTCCCAGTGGTGGGCTCGCAGCTGGTGGGCCTGGTGCCTCTGAAGGCCCTGCTGGACGTGGCCGCCTTCTACTGCGAGAAGGAGAACCTCTTCGTCCTGGAGGAGGGGCAGCGGCTccggctg GTGGTGAACCGGCTGGGCCTGGACTCCCTGTCCCCCTTCAACCCCAAGGAGCGGATCATCGA gTACCTGGTCCCCGAGGTCAGCCCAGAACAGAGCCTGGTTGACCAGCCCCTGCGCACCTTTGTCCGTGAGGTGGGCGCCCGCTCGGCAGCCCCAGGGGGCGGTTCCGTGGCCGCAGCCAGTGCAGCCATG GGTGCCGCGCTGGCCTCCATGGCCGGCCTCATGACCTACGGGCGGCGCCAGTTCGAACACCTGGATGCGACCGTGCGGCGCCTGGTCCCACCCTTCCACACGGCCTTGACTGAGCTGACCGCGATGGTGGACGCCGACGCCCGGGCCTTTGAGGCCTACCTG AAAGCAACGAAGCTGCCCAAGAACACACCTGAGGACAAGGACAG ACGCGCGGCTGCCCTGCAGGAGGGGCTGAGGCGGGCGGTGGCTGTGCCCCTGGCGCTGGCGGAGTTGGTGACCTCGCTGTGGCCGGCGCTGCAGGAGCTGGCCCTGTGCGCGAACCTGGCTTGCCGGTCGGACCTGCAG GTGGCGGTGAAGGCCCTGGAGACGGGTGTGTTTGGCGCGTATTTCAATGTGCTCATCAACCTGAAGGATGTCACCGATGACGCGTTTAAGGACCAG GTCCGCCAGCGCATCTCCGGCCTCCTGCAGGAAGCCAAGACCCAGGCGGCACTGGTGCTGGACCAGCTGGAGGCCCGGCGGGAGTGA